Below is a window of Trueperaceae bacterium DNA.
GGAGCGCCCTCCACGTGCCCGTGCCCGGTTCGTCATGCCCACCCGCGCTCACCCGCACCCCGTCCACCCGCTTTGGTATACGGTGGGATACGAACATGCCCGAGGTAGGTGCGGGAGGATGAAGCCTCGTCTGCCCAGGTTCGTGCGCCGCGCGGTCGCTCTGCTCCTCGTCCTGGCGCTGGGCCGGGGCGTGGCGGCCGAGAGGCCCGACCTCGTCATCGGCGTCGTGGCGCTGCCCAACGGGCTCGACCCCGCCGTCGACATCAACATCGGCGCCAACGGGTTCCGCACGCTCTACTCGGTCTTCGACAAGCTCATCTTCCGCGACTTCCTGGGCGGCGGCCTGCGACCCGGCCTGGCCGAGTCGTGGCGGTGGGAGTCGGACACCGAGCTGGTCCTCGAGCTGCGCCGCGGCGTGACCTTCCACGACGGCTCCGCGCTCACGGCCGACGACGTCGTCTTCTCCCTGGGGCGCGTGCTCGAGCCCGACTCCGGCCTCGTGACGGCGCGCGGGACCTTCGCGAACATCGCCGCCGTGGAGGCGCTCGACGACTGGACCGTGAAGGTCACCACGAGGTCGCCGGACCCCGTCCTCGAGCAGGTCCTGACGATGCAGGAGGCCTCGATAGTCCCCGCCGAGGCCTACGCCGCCGGCGCGGAGGCCTTCAACCGCCAGCCCGTGGGCACCGGTCCGTACCGCGTGGCCTCGTTCGTGGCGGGCGACCGCCTCGTCCTGGAGGCGTACGACGGCTACTGGGGAGGGACGCCGACGGCGCGCCAGGTCGTGTTCCGCGTCATCCCCGAGACCGCGGCGCGGGTCACGGCGCTCGTCACCGGCGAGATCGACATCGCCGCGTCGCTGCCGCCCGACCAGGCGGCGGCGCTGGGGCGGTTCGACGGCGTCGAGGTGCGGCCCGCCGTCCTCGACAACATCCACATGCTCCGCTACAACACCTCGAACCCGGTGCTCAGAGACGTGAGGCTGAGGCGAGCGATGAACCTCGCGATTGACCGCCAGCTCCTGTCCGACTCCCTGTGGGGCGGCGCCGCCGTGGTGCCGCGCGGGCACCAGTTCGAGGCCTTCGGCGACATGTACGACCCCTCGCGGCCCGTCGCCGAGTACGACCCGGAGCGCGCCAGGGCCCTGGTCGAGGCGTCCGACTACGCCGGCGAGAAGGTCTACCTCAACGCGCACCCTACCTGGTACACGAACGGGCTGGCCGCCGCCGAGGCGATCGTCGAGATGTGGCGGGCCGTGGGCATAGACGCCGAGGTACGCGTCGTGCCGGGGCCCGAGCAGCTCTTCGGCCTGAGCCACGACGACCCCTTCGCGATGGTGAACATCTGGTCGAACTCGATGCGCTTCGCCGACCCGGCCGGCGGCCTGTGGGCCACGTGGAACCCCAACGCGCCGCCCCAGGCCAGCGGGTACTGGCGGGCGCCCGACGAGTTCAACGCGCTGGGCGCCGAGGCCGCCGGCATCACCGACAGGGACACGCGCCGCCGGGACTACTGGCGCATGCTCGACATCTGGGAGGAGGAGGCGCCGGGGACCGTCCTCTACTACTCCGTCGAGTTCTACGGGGTGCGCCGGGGCGTGCGGTGGACGCCCTACAGCGACTTCTACATCGACCTCAGGCCCTACAACCTGGCGTTCCGCTGAGCCCTCAGCCCCTCTGCCGGGGGTCGAGCCTGTCCCTCGCCCAGTCGCCCAGCACGGAGACGGCCACGCTCAGCAGGACCAGCGTCGCGGCCGGGGCGGCGGGCAGCGTCCAGTCCGTGAGCAGGTAGTCACGGGTCGTGCCCAGCATCGCCCCCAGGGAGGTGTCGGGCGGGCGCACGCCGATGCCGAGGAACGACAGCGCCGACTCCAGCAGCATCACGTGCGTGAAGTTGGCCGTAGCCAACACGACGAGCGAGGTCGAGACGGAGGGCAGCAGGTGCCTCAGCGCGATCCGGCCACCTGTGGCCCCCAGCGCCCGCGCGGCCTCCACGAAGGGCAGCCGGCCGAGGGCGAGGACCTGCCCCCTGACGACGCGGGCGTAGACCTCCCAGCCCGCCAGCCCGACCACGAGCACCAGCACGGCCTTCGACGTCCCGCCGAGCGCGATGGCCGTGAGCGCCACCAGGACGAAGGGGACGGACACCTGGACGTCGACGAGGAACATGATCAGCTCGTCGACCCAGCCGCCCGCCAAACCCGCGGCGAGGCCCAAGGCGCTGCCGAGCGCCAGGCCTATCAGCGTGCCGAGCGTGGCCACGCCCAGTGTCGTCCTCAGGGCGTGGAGGAGGCGCGAGAGCACGTCGCGGCCGAGGTGGTCCGTGCCGAGCCAGTGGCCCTCCGCCCCGCCCAGCCACGACGGGGGCTGGAGCCGGGCCAGCAGGTCCTGCTCCCTCATGTCGTAGGGCGCGATGACCGGCGCCAGCAGGGCCGCCGCGAAGAGGCAGGCGAGGACCGCGTAGCTGGCCACGGCGAGCGGGGGCGGGCCGCGCCGGCGCCCCGGCGCGCGGGTCAGGGGGCCCGCCTCGCTACGGGTCGCGCGGGCCCAGGGCCTCACGACGCGCGCACGCGCGGGTCCGCGACCCCGTACAGCAGGTCGACGACGAGGTTGGCCGCCACCACGGACGCGCTGATCAGCACGACGGCGAACTGGATCACCGGGAAGTCGCGCGCGGCCACCGACGTCACGAGCAGCCGCCCCACGCCCGGCCAGGCGAACACCGTCTCCACGACCACGGACCCCGCCACCAGGGCCCCGGCCCGCAGGCCCAGCAGCGTGAGCACGGGGAGGCAGGCGTTGCGGAGGACGTGCTTCACGGCCACTGACGCGGCGCCGGCGCCCTTGGCGCGGGCGGTGCGGACGAAGTCGAGCTCCGCGAGGTCGAGCATGACCCCGCGGGTCAGCCGCATGAGCCAGGCGGACGAGCCGGCCGCGAGCGTCAAGGCGGGCATGACCAGGCTGTGCCAGCCCTCGCGCCCCCCGCTGGGCAGCCAGCGCAGCGCCAGGCTGAAGACGAGGATCAGCGCCACGCCCAGCACGAAGTTCGGCACCGCCTGGCCCAGGAGGGCCGCGGCCGTGACCGACCTGTCCCAGGGACCCCCGCGTCCCTGCGCGGCCAGGACGCCGCCTCCCACGCCCAGCAGCAACGAGAGCGCGAAGGCCACGACGCCCAGCTCGAGCGTCGCGGGGACGCGCTCGATCACCGCCCGGGCCGCCGGCCTCCTCTCGGCGAAGCTATCGCCGAAGTCGCCGCGCAGGACGTTGCCGAGGTAGGTGAGGTACTGGCGCGCCAGGGGCTGGTCGAGCCCGAGGCGCGCCCTCAGCTCGGCCCGCTCGGCCGCCGTGGCGTTCTCGGGCAGCAGGGACCGCGCCGGGTCGCCCGTCAGCCGCGGGGCGACGAAGGCCACGGTGAGCACGAACCAGACCGTCAGGGCGCCTCGCCACAGCCTGTACCAGAGGACGCGTGCCAACTGCGCTCCGCGGCTCGCGCGAGCCGTCCCCTGCCGCCCGCCCTAGCCCTCCGGGTGCAGGTACCTGAACGCCGCCGCGGCGAGGGCGCCGCCGAGCAGCGGCCCCACGACGTAGAGCCAGACGTGGCCGGCCGGCCCGCCGGCCAGCGCGTCGACGAGGACGGCTCCCACGCCCACGGCGGGGTTGAAGGCGCCGCCCGACACGGCGCCGCCGGCCGCCGCCCCGGCCGCCACCGTGCCGCCGATCGCCAGGCCGTAGAAGGAGTTGCCCTTCGTCGCCGACGCGGTGGCCGAGGCCAGCACCACCGAGACGAGAGCGAAGGTGAAGAGCGTCTCCACGGCCAGGGCCGCGAGGGTCCCGGACGCGGGGCCCGGCGCCACCGTGAACGGCGCGCCCGCCGCCCAGCGGGCGGCGGCGGCGGCGACGATCGCCCCGAGGAGCTGCGCCACCCAGTAGGGGACCAGCTCCCGCGACGGCAACGCCCCGCGCAGCACGGCGCCGAGGGTGACGGCCGGGTTGTAGTGCCCGCCCGAGACGTGCCCGCCGGCGTAGACCATCACCATCAGCGCGAGCCCAATCGCCAGGGGCGCCAGCTCGCTGCCCTGCGCGACGGTGAGGCCGACGGTGAGCACCAGGAAGAAGGTGCCGACGAACTCCATCAGGTAAGCGCGCATCGAGGCCCTCCGTTCGCGGTCGCCTGAGCGTGAACCCGCCATGAGAGCGTATCCCATGGCGCCCGCGCCGCCCGCGAGGCGCGCGGCGTGGCCGACGCCGGCCACGCCCCGCCGCAGGGGTGGCCTCGCGAGCGCTCGCGGCTCGCCGCGCCGCGACCGCGGGCCTCGTCGGCGCCGGCGGCTCGCCCTGCCGCCCTAGCCCTCGAACGCGAACCCCCGGCCGCGCGCCCGCGCGAGGCCCAGGAGCGGCAGGGCCACGGACGCGGCCAAGGCCGCGGCGGTCCAGGGGCTCAGCGTGGCCGCCAGGTAGCAGGCGGCGGCCCACGCCAGCGGCGTGAAACCCTCCACCAGGAAGAGCGCCAGGTCGCCCTGCGCGCGCCGCCGGCGGAACAGGTCCCCGCGGCTGACCCGCACCGGGTTCCATAGGCGCACCGTCGCCGTGCCTAGGGCTGCCGCCGCCCCGCAGACGATCGCGGCGGCTCCGGAGAGGAGGTCGGTGGCGGCGAGGCCCACGGCCAGCGGCAGGCAGAGCGCCAGGGCGGGAAGGGTCGCGGCGAGGAGCTTGGCGCGGCGCACGGTGCTTCCCGGCAGCGGCGCGGCGGCGAGCAGGTCCGGCGCCTCCTCCCCCGCCACGCAGATGCGCGCCAGGCTGGCGGAGAGGGTGCCGACGAGCGCCGTGATCGTCACGCCGAGGGCGGGGCCCGTGCGCAGGCCCGTGAAGAGGCCCTCGTCTCCCCTCAGCAGCACGTACGCCGCCGGCAGCAGGTAGATGAGCTGGAGCAGCGTCTGAGACACCAGGTAGGGGTCCCTCGCTATGAGCTTCCACTCCTTGACGAGCAGCGCCCTCACGGGACCGCCGCCCGAGGCGAAGCGCGGCTCCGCGGAGGCTCGCGCTCGGAGCCGCCGCCTGGACCCCTCTGAGAGGCCGATCCCCCGCGCGTAGGCGCCCTGGAGCGCAGCGACGGCCGCCCAGGCCACGGCGGCGCTGGCGGCCAGCGTGAAGGCGGTGGCCGCGGGGTCCAGGTAGAGGGTCCGCGCCGGCAGCCACAGAGGGCTGTCCGCGGCCAGGGGTCCGCCGGGCTCGAAGTAGGAGAGCAGGCGACCCACCCTGTCGGACGCCGACCCGGGCCCGCCGCTCAGCAGGTTGGGTAGCTGCGCGAGCAGGAAGAGGAGGGCGCCGGACAGCGCCGCCAGCACCTGGGAGACGGTCCGGGCGCGGCGCGGACCCAGCAGGCGCACGAGCGCCAGCGTGACGAGCATGCCGAGCGACGCCGTGACTAGCGCGACCGCCGCCAGCAGCGGCACGGCGCCCAAGAGCCGCGGCACGCCCGCTACCAGCGCCAGCGCGAGGAGCGGTAGCACGAAGGCGCCGAGCGTGA
It encodes the following:
- a CDS encoding ABC transporter substrate-binding protein; the encoded protein is MKPRLPRFVRRAVALLLVLALGRGVAAERPDLVIGVVALPNGLDPAVDINIGANGFRTLYSVFDKLIFRDFLGGGLRPGLAESWRWESDTELVLELRRGVTFHDGSALTADDVVFSLGRVLEPDSGLVTARGTFANIAAVEALDDWTVKVTTRSPDPVLEQVLTMQEASIVPAEAYAAGAEAFNRQPVGTGPYRVASFVAGDRLVLEAYDGYWGGTPTARQVVFRVIPETAARVTALVTGEIDIAASLPPDQAAALGRFDGVEVRPAVLDNIHMLRYNTSNPVLRDVRLRRAMNLAIDRQLLSDSLWGGAAVVPRGHQFEAFGDMYDPSRPVAEYDPERARALVEASDYAGEKVYLNAHPTWYTNGLAAAEAIVEMWRAVGIDAEVRVVPGPEQLFGLSHDDPFAMVNIWSNSMRFADPAGGLWATWNPNAPPQASGYWRAPDEFNALGAEAAGITDRDTRRRDYWRMLDIWEEEAPGTVLYYSVEFYGVRRGVRWTPYSDFYIDLRPYNLAFR
- a CDS encoding ABC transporter permease; amino-acid sequence: MARVLWYRLWRGALTVWFVLTVAFVAPRLTGDPARSLLPENATAAERAELRARLGLDQPLARQYLTYLGNVLRGDFGDSFAERRPAARAVIERVPATLELGVVAFALSLLLGVGGGVLAAQGRGGPWDRSVTAAALLGQAVPNFVLGVALILVFSLALRWLPSGGREGWHSLVMPALTLAAGSSAWLMRLTRGVMLDLAELDFVRTARAKGAGAASVAVKHVLRNACLPVLTLLGLRAGALVAGSVVVETVFAWPGVGRLLVTSVAARDFPVIQFAVVLISASVVAANLVVDLLYGVADPRVRAS
- a CDS encoding ABC transporter permease; the protein is MASYAVLACLFAAALLAPVIAPYDMREQDLLARLQPPSWLGGAEGHWLGTDHLGRDVLSRLLHALRTTLGVATLGTLIGLALGSALGLAAGLAGGWVDELIMFLVDVQVSVPFVLVALTAIALGGTSKAVLVLVVGLAGWEVYARVVRGQVLALGRLPFVEAARALGATGGRIALRHLLPSVSTSLVVLATANFTHVMLLESALSFLGIGVRPPDTSLGAMLGTTRDYLLTDWTLPAAPAATLVLLSVAVSVLGDWARDRLDPRQRG
- a CDS encoding aquaporin; amino-acid sequence: MRAYLMEFVGTFFLVLTVGLTVAQGSELAPLAIGLALMVMVYAGGHVSGGHYNPAVTLGAVLRGALPSRELVPYWVAQLLGAIVAAAAARWAAGAPFTVAPGPASGTLAALAVETLFTFALVSVVLASATASATKGNSFYGLAIGGTVAAGAAAGGAVSGGAFNPAVGVGAVLVDALAGGPAGHVWLYVVGPLLGGALAAAAFRYLHPEG